The sequence below is a genomic window from Desulfobulbus oligotrophicus.
AAAAGATCAATCCACTGATCGAAGTCATCATGCTTACCGGTAATACCAGCGTAGACAATGCCATAGAACTGATGCGTATGGGCACTTTCGATTATCTGATGAAGCCGATCAATATCGATGAACTGCTTTATAAAATCGAGGACGCCTATACCCGAAAAAAACTTAACGAAAAGCAGCAGCGAGAAGTTGATCAGCAGCATTAAGTACCATTGAATATACAGCACCGATCGATTCGTTGTTGCCGATGAAGGCGTTTCATGCTGAAAAAACTGGCTACATTTTCTAAAAAATTTCTCTTTCTTAACCAGGAAGAACATGATCCGGTTTTGGAAGAGGAAGAGGTGGAAGCTCTGCGGCTGACCTTCAAATCACGTTACCACAACTTCAAATTGCTCCTGGCCGCCAACACCCGTGTTCTGGAAGCCATGGCTGATATTGAACGGGCTTTGCAGGGTAACGAATCCTTCAGTATGTCCTTTGTTCAAACACGCTGCACCACGATTTCGGTCAATGTGTTTCGTATGATCAACAGTATGGAGGTTATTTCCCCCGGAAAATACTCTGCCCTCAAAGACAGTTTTGCTGCCATTCAAAAACAGATCGACGGCCTTCTTGACGCTCGTAAACAGATCACTGACAATCGACTGGTTATCCCCATCACAGCCCTGAGCAGCGAAATGACGGAACTGGTCGGCGCCAAAATGGCCAAACTGGGCGACGTTAAAAACAGGCTCCACATGCATGTTCCCGATGGATTTGCAATCACCGCAGCCGCACATGAGATGTTCATGCAGGCAGGCGGCCTCCAAAAGGAAATCGCTCGACTCTTCCAGGTGGCCGGTTCTGATGAGGATCGCAACCTTGATCTGGTCAGTTCCCAGATTCGCCAGCTGATCATGGCTTCTGAGGTGCCTGATCCCATCTATAGAGCGGTGGTGGAAGCGTATTCCGCCATGAAGGCTGCCAACAACAATCAGGAAATCCGCATGGCAGTGCGAAGCAGTGCTTTTGGAGAGGATGCGGAAAACACCTCCTTTGCCGGGCAGTATCGAAGCGAGCTCAACGTCAGTTTTTCACGATTTTTCTACTATTACAAGCAGGTACTTGCCTCAAAGTACAGTGTTCAGGCAATTACCTACAAACTCAACCGTGGTTTTCGAGACGAAGACATTGCCATGTGCGTTGGGTGTCTGGCCATGGTCGATGCCGTGGTCGGCGGAGTTATCTATACTCAAAGTCCCCTTGACAATAAAGATGACGCCATCTACATCAACGCCACCTGGGGCCTGCCTAAAGCTGTGGTGGACGGCAATGACCTGTGCGATATCTTTGTCGTGTCACGCGATGACAACCTGACCATCCTGCGGCGAGAGGTCCACAACAAGAGCCATCAGATTGTCTGCCTGGATGGCGAGGGATATGCCCGCACCGCCACAACCGAAGAACTGGCTGACGCCCCGTCGCTCACCGACGAACAGATCCGTGATCTCGCTGACCATGCAATCCGTATCGAGCAGTACTATTACGATACACCCCAAGATATCGAGTGGGCCATTGATAGCCAGGGTAAAATCTATATTCTTCAGTCCCGCCCCCTGCAACAGTTAGAGGCTGTCCTCCCCGGACCTGAATTAGACCTTAAACGTTTCGAATCTTCCCTGCTTGTAAACGGCGGCATCAATGCCAGCCCCGGGGTTGCCAGCGGTAACGTCTTCAAAGTAGCCAAAAAGGTTGATATCCTGCAGTTCCCTGAAGGGGCGGTACTGGTCGTTGAGCAGGCCTTACCCACCTGGGCGCCGCTGGTGGCCCGGGCGGCCGCTGTGGTCTCCGAGCAGGGCGGATTCGCCGGCCACCTGGCCAACGTTGCCCGCGAATTCGGCATTCCGGCCATATTTGGTGCCGCCGGTGCCATGGCTCAACTGCACAACGGTGATGCGGTTACTGTTGCGGCCGATCTCTGCCGTGTGTATCTCGGTAATATCGGACCTCTGCTGGAATGGACACGACCGGTGCCCAAACTGATGTTGGGCAGCCCGGTGTTCGAATCACTTGAAGCAGTGAGCAAGCATATTATCCTCCTGAATCTCCTTGACCCGGATTCACGGGACTTTCAGCCACAAAACTGCCGGACCTTCCATGACATCACCCGTTTCATTCATGAAAAATCTGTAGTCGAGATGTTCAACTTCGGCAAAGATCACAGCTTTTCCGAACGATCCAGCAAACAGCTGTACTATCGAGTACCAATGAACTGGTGGCTTCTCAACCTTGATGACGGCTTTACCCACGAGATCCACGGCAAGTACGTCAAACTGGAAGATATAGCCTCGATCCCGATGCTGGCCTTCTGGGAAGGGTTTGCCGCCATTCCCTGGGACGGCCCCCCGGCCATGGACGGCAAGGGCATGACCTCAATCATATTTCGTTCCACCATGAACACCGCCCTGGTGGCTGGTGTTAAATCAAAATATGCGGATCGTAACTACTTTATGGTCTCAAAAAATTTTTGTACCCTCAGCTCCCGGTTAGGGTATCACTTCTCCACCATGGAAGCCATGGTCAGTGAAAGATCAAGCGAAAACTACCTGGGCTTCAAATTCAAAGGGGGAGCGGCAGATTTTGAACGCTGCCTGGGACGAATCCACTTTATACGCGAAATTCTGGAGCGTTACAGCTTTCGTGTGACGGTGATCGGGGATCACCTTGACGCCCGCACCGAGGGTCGCAACATGCAATATATGCTCAGCCGTCTCAAGATTCTGGGCTACCTGACCCTACACACCCGACAGCTCGACATGATTATGGGGAATACTTCCCTGGTTGGTTACTACATGAAAAAACTCACCACCGACATTGATTCATTACTCAACGCAGCAGATAACGACCATATCGGCGACCAGTCACTCATGTCATCGTAAAAGATGGCCGGAAATCAACAGAAAAGGGGAAACGGATGTCAACCATGATTCGCATGCTACTTGTTCCAGCAATGTGTTTTCTGGCAGTAACAGCCAATGCTGACGATAAGGCTGCCATTGAAAAACATGTCAATGAAATGGTGAGAGCCATTAACCAGGGTAAAGAGGCGGCAAATTACCCGGCTGATGCCTACACACCCTATGTCTTTATCATGGAGCCAAGCGGCAAGTTGATTGTGCATCCCTTTCTTGTCGGCGAGTATCTTCAAGAGAAAGCTGCCCCGGTTCATTCAGCCCTGCAACGGGCAACGACCAAGGGGGTCTGGGTTGAATATTTCTGGAAAGGCACACAAAAACAAACCTATGTGCGTAAAACCAACAACAATCTTATTGTGGGCAGCGGCCAGTGACCCCTGCAGATCCGGACAGCCGACAGCAAACAACAGCACATGCAACCGAACAGAAAGGTGCGGATAACACGACATAGCTCTTCTTTCACCAGCTACGGGCATTACAGACAAGACAAACTGGAGCCCTGAGTCGAGGAGGAATAATTTCATGACCACCATTCTCGGGAATCTGCGACAATTTTTAACCGACATCCGTATCCGTTACAGTAAGGAGAGCCCTGTCGACAACCTCTCGGAGATGAACGCGTTATTTCGTTTCCGTTACAGTCTCTTTAAAGAATTATTAGCTGCAAATTCAGAGTTGCTCACCGTGCTTTCCGACCTGGATGAAAAACTCAAAGGCGAGCACGTCTTTGGCCTGTTCTATATCAATAATCAGGTGAACAAATCGCTCAAATATGCCTTTCAGATGGTGAAGAGCCTGAACGTCATGTCAGGCGGCAAACATCGCGGCCTCTACGACAGCCTGGAAGAGATCAACAACCAGATCAAGGCAATCATTGCAGAGCGTAAAGCAGAACAGGCTCCGCAGGCAGTGATGCCGCATGACCGGATCTTTCTCAAAGACGCTGACTGGGCCGGCGGTAAAAACGCCAACCTTGGAGAAATTAAAAACTGCCTCAACATCCCTGTTCCTGAAGGATTTGCCATAACCACCAAAGGATTCCACGACTTTTTCGACTACAATGACCTCAAAGAAGAGATCATCAAACAAAAAAACCTTCTTTATATCAACGAAATAGATCTGCTCAACAATGTCAGTGCCGAAACTCTGGAGTTAGTACGATCCAAACCAATGCCACCGGCGCTCGAAGAGGAGATCACTGCGGGATGTACGGCTCTCTGGGGGGATGACCAGGAGGTTCTGGTTGCCATGCGGAGCAGTGCTGTCGGTGAAGACGGAGATATCTCCTATGCCGGTCAGTTCCTGACCATCCTTGGTGTGACCCGTTCAAAAATTTGTGAGGCATACAAATCGATCATTGCCAGTCTTTATTCCGCTCGTTCCATCTCCTATCGCAGCTCCAAAGGAGTATACGATGAAGATCTTGCCATGGCGGTGGCATGTCTAAAAATGGTGGACTCCCAGGCAAGCGGTGTACTCTACACCCGGCATCCCTACGATATTACGAATGAGAACATTCTGATCAATGCAGTCTGGGGCCTTGGTCCTTACGCGGTTGATGGTGTCATCTCTCCGGACACGTACACAGTGACCAAAGATGATGACCTGTCGATCACAGAAAAAAATGTCTCCACGAAACCTGTGCAACTGGTCCTTAACAAACAGGGAGGTGTGGAGGAGCGGCCAGTTCCGGCAGAGCTGCAGAGTGTTGCCTGCCTGGACGATGAACACATCCGGATTCTCGCTGGTTATGGTGCAGCCCTGGAGAGCCATTACAAGTGTGCCCAGGATGTTGAGTGGGCATTGGATGCTGAAGGGACGCTCCTGATCCTGCAGTCAAGGCCACTTAAAATACAGAGCCCGAAAAATTTCTGCCTGCTGAAGGCAGCTCCGCTTAAAGGCTATCGCCTCATCGTTGATACCAGCGAAATAGCTGCTCAGGGAGTAGGAGCCGGCCCTGTCCGCCAGGTGGAATCGGTGGCGGACCTGACCGATTTTCCGCAAGGAGCGGTCTTGGTGGCAAAACATTCCTCTCCGGAGTATGTGCTGGTGATGCGCACCTGTGCCGCGATTATCGTCGAGGCAGGTAGTGTCAGCGGTCACATGGCCTCATTGGCCCGCGAATTTAACGTGCCGACCATTATTTGCAACCAGTCTGTGATCGACCTGCTTCCCTCCGAAACAACGGTCACCGTCGATGCCTACACAGGCCGGGTTTATGAGGGTACTGTCCAGGAACTGCTGGCGGCTGTTAAAAAGGATGAAGCCCACATGAAAGGCACACCTGTGTACGAACAGCTGCAACGGGTTGCAAAATATGTCATCCCACTGAACCTAGTCAACCCCGATGCTCCGGAATTCACCCCTGCCGGTTGCACGACCCTGCACGACCTGGCTCGGTACTGCCACGAATTTTCGTACAAAGAGATGTTTCAGATCAGTGATCTGGCCTCCAAGTTCCATGGATGGTCAATGAAACTTGATGCCCTGCTGCCAATGGATATTCACCTGATTGATCTTGGCAGCGGTCTGAAGGAAGGAGCAACCATCAGCTGGAACGGTGTCAGAGTTGACGATATCGTCTCTGCACCGTTTCTGGCACTGGTTCAGGGCATGCTCAACAAAGATCTGCAGGCCGTGGAACCTCGGCCTATCAACCTTTCCGGTCTTTTTTCAGTGATGCGGGAACAGACCCTGACGCCAGGTCACCATGGCGAACGGTTTGGTGACCGCAGTTATGCGATCATCGCTGACAAGTATCTCAATTTCAGCTCCCGTGTCGGGTACCATTACAGTGTCATAGATGCCTACTGTGGTGATACCGTCAACAAGAACTATATTACATTTTCTTTCAAAGGCGGGGCTGCGGATGATGTCCGCAAGAACAGAAGAGTCCGTGCCATCTCACTGATCCTCGAACAGGAAGGATTCAGAGTGAATGTCAAAGGCGACAAGGTTGATGCACGACTGCAGAAGTATCCGAATTCGTACATCGAGAGCCGTATAGACCTACTCGGCCGCCTGCTTATCTTCACCCGTCAACTCGATATGCTCATGACTTCGGAAAAAAGTGTCGAATGGGCTGCAGAAAATTTTGTGGCAGGTAACTACCGCCTAACGGCTCCGCCGGTAGAGGCCTAATTATACTGCAGCAGAGGTGGTATCAATGAAGCATAACTGGATAAAAAGGACTCCATGCAGAACATCATCCTGTTCATAATTGTTGTCGGTTCCATTGTCATAGGCCTTGCTATTGGTATTCGGCTGCGAAATAAACGAAAATAACCGCTGCTGCTGCAGTCCGATTGTCAAGCAAACTCAACAGCAGCGCTAATTTTTAGTATGATCAAGAAGCCGGCCTCCTGAGCAGGTTGTCAAGTTGCATAAAACTTAAACCACAACAAACCTATGCATATAAAAGAAAAAAATTACGTGCGGCTCAAAAGACTCCTGTCTGCCGGATTTTTTGTCAGCGGCATCCTGCCGATCATCATCATAGCCTTTGGCTCAATATACAATTTTTACCAGCTGTCCCGATACGATATCGAGCTTGCAGCCCGTCAGGTAACAGAGAATCGAAGTGATGCCATCAATACCTTTCTTCGCAGTCAGGTGAGTTTTCTCTCTACGCTGATCAATCTGTATGATCTTGACTACCTGAAGAACCAGAAAAATTTTGAAAACCTTTTCCTGACCATCAATCAAGAAGACAAGGAAGATCTTGTTGATCTCCATTTAATTGATACCAACGGCAAACAGCTGGCCTATGTCGGTCCCTACCTGAGCAAGGTTCAGGGGAAAGAGTACAAGGATGCTCCCTGGTTTAATGAAGTCCTTGTTCGCGGAACCTATGTCAGCGATGTCTTCAGCGGATTTCGAAACTATCCCCACTTTGTCATTGCGATCACCAACCCACTGAAGACCTTTGTTCTGCGCGCCACGGTCAACTCCGGTATCTTCAACTCACTGCTCCACAGCGCCCAGATCGGAGCAGGTGGCGATGCCTTCATTCTTAATTCAAACGGTGAATATCAGACACCAAGTTTACAGAAATCGTCCAAACTCAACATCATCGAGCGCCAGCTCCTGAAACACCACAGTGGTACCGAACTGGTTGCAGACAACGAATATCTGTATGCCAGCAAATGGCTCAACGGCGACATGTGGCTACTGGTAGTTAAAACAAAAATTACTGATTCGCTTGACGGCTACTACATGCATCGCAACCGGATTATCTTCATTGTTATTGCGACTGCAGTCGTCTTTCTTGTTATCGGCAGCGGCATCAGTCGTTTCATTGTTGAGCGCATCCGACGTGCTGACCGGGAGCAGACAGCCCTTGACCAGC
It includes:
- a CDS encoding PEP/pyruvate-binding domain-containing protein, giving the protein MTTILGNLRQFLTDIRIRYSKESPVDNLSEMNALFRFRYSLFKELLAANSELLTVLSDLDEKLKGEHVFGLFYINNQVNKSLKYAFQMVKSLNVMSGGKHRGLYDSLEEINNQIKAIIAERKAEQAPQAVMPHDRIFLKDADWAGGKNANLGEIKNCLNIPVPEGFAITTKGFHDFFDYNDLKEEIIKQKNLLYINEIDLLNNVSAETLELVRSKPMPPALEEEITAGCTALWGDDQEVLVAMRSSAVGEDGDISYAGQFLTILGVTRSKICEAYKSIIASLYSARSISYRSSKGVYDEDLAMAVACLKMVDSQASGVLYTRHPYDITNENILINAVWGLGPYAVDGVISPDTYTVTKDDDLSITEKNVSTKPVQLVLNKQGGVEERPVPAELQSVACLDDEHIRILAGYGAALESHYKCAQDVEWALDAEGTLLILQSRPLKIQSPKNFCLLKAAPLKGYRLIVDTSEIAAQGVGAGPVRQVESVADLTDFPQGAVLVAKHSSPEYVLVMRTCAAIIVEAGSVSGHMASLAREFNVPTIICNQSVIDLLPSETTVTVDAYTGRVYEGTVQELLAAVKKDEAHMKGTPVYEQLQRVAKYVIPLNLVNPDAPEFTPAGCTTLHDLARYCHEFSYKEMFQISDLASKFHGWSMKLDALLPMDIHLIDLGSGLKEGATISWNGVRVDDIVSAPFLALVQGMLNKDLQAVEPRPINLSGLFSVMREQTLTPGHHGERFGDRSYAIIADKYLNFSSRVGYHYSVIDAYCGDTVNKNYITFSFKGGAADDVRKNRRVRAISLILEQEGFRVNVKGDKVDARLQKYPNSYIESRIDLLGRLLIFTRQLDMLMTSEKSVEWAAENFVAGNYRLTAPPVEA
- a CDS encoding PEP/pyruvate-binding domain-containing protein, with translation MLKKLATFSKKFLFLNQEEHDPVLEEEEVEALRLTFKSRYHNFKLLLAANTRVLEAMADIERALQGNESFSMSFVQTRCTTISVNVFRMINSMEVISPGKYSALKDSFAAIQKQIDGLLDARKQITDNRLVIPITALSSEMTELVGAKMAKLGDVKNRLHMHVPDGFAITAAAHEMFMQAGGLQKEIARLFQVAGSDEDRNLDLVSSQIRQLIMASEVPDPIYRAVVEAYSAMKAANNNQEIRMAVRSSAFGEDAENTSFAGQYRSELNVSFSRFFYYYKQVLASKYSVQAITYKLNRGFRDEDIAMCVGCLAMVDAVVGGVIYTQSPLDNKDDAIYINATWGLPKAVVDGNDLCDIFVVSRDDNLTILRREVHNKSHQIVCLDGEGYARTATTEELADAPSLTDEQIRDLADHAIRIEQYYYDTPQDIEWAIDSQGKIYILQSRPLQQLEAVLPGPELDLKRFESSLLVNGGINASPGVASGNVFKVAKKVDILQFPEGAVLVVEQALPTWAPLVARAAAVVSEQGGFAGHLANVAREFGIPAIFGAAGAMAQLHNGDAVTVAADLCRVYLGNIGPLLEWTRPVPKLMLGSPVFESLEAVSKHIILLNLLDPDSRDFQPQNCRTFHDITRFIHEKSVVEMFNFGKDHSFSERSSKQLYYRVPMNWWLLNLDDGFTHEIHGKYVKLEDIASIPMLAFWEGFAAIPWDGPPAMDGKGMTSIIFRSTMNTALVAGVKSKYADRNYFMVSKNFCTLSSRLGYHFSTMEAMVSERSSENYLGFKFKGGAADFERCLGRIHFIREILERYSFRVTVIGDHLDARTEGRNMQYMLSRLKILGYLTLHTRQLDMIMGNTSLVGYYMKKLTTDIDSLLNAADNDHIGDQSLMSS
- a CDS encoding sensor histidine kinase; this encodes MRLKRLLSAGFFVSGILPIIIIAFGSIYNFYQLSRYDIELAARQVTENRSDAINTFLRSQVSFLSTLINLYDLDYLKNQKNFENLFLTINQEDKEDLVDLHLIDTNGKQLAYVGPYLSKVQGKEYKDAPWFNEVLVRGTYVSDVFSGFRNYPHFVIAITNPLKTFVLRATVNSGIFNSLLHSAQIGAGGDAFILNSNGEYQTPSLQKSSKLNIIERQLLKHHSGTELVADNEYLYASKWLNGDMWLLVVKTKITDSLDGYYMHRNRIIFIVIATAVVFLVIGSGISRFIVERIRRADREQTALDQQMAHIEKMANIGRLAAGIAHEINNPLQLIQMQAGWIDELLQEEKKENIENYDEYMGAVAKIRKHVNRAGTITHRLLGFSRKISAEYDVQINELIKETVSFLENEARSNNIALNLRLQEDLPTIRTEGSQVQQILLNLIENSLDAVGENGQIDIVTETRGNEVFILIIDNGPGLKPEVLDRIWEPFFTTKEPGKGTGLGLSICSDIAHKLGGTIVAENRAQGGARFTLTLPRRN